From Phalacrocorax carbo chromosome 6, bPhaCar2.1, whole genome shotgun sequence, a single genomic window includes:
- the CTH gene encoding cystathionine gamma-lyase, which produces MERCGARGFLPPFEHFATQAIHAGQEPEQWRSAAVVPPISLSTTFKQRAPGQHAGYEYSRSGNPTRNCLEKAVAALDGAKYCLAYASGLAATLNITHLLKAGDTIICMDDVYGGTNRYFRQVAMKMGLNVVFVDCSKSECLEAAITPETKLVWIETPTNPTLKVIDIQACADVVHKHKDVLLVVDNTFMSAYFQRPLSLGADICMYSATKYMNGHSDVVMGLVSVNCDDLYERLKFLQNSLGAVPSAFDCYLCNRGLKTLQIRMKQHFHNALAVARFLESDSRVEKVIFPGLPSHPQHELIKRQCTGCPGMVTFYIKGNLEHAATFLKNLKVFALAESLGGYESLAEHPAIMTHSSVPKEDREALGISDTLIRLSVGLEDEEDLLEDLDQALKAAFADHKA; this is translated from the exons ATGGAGCGTTGCGGGGCGCGGGGCTTCCTGCCGCCCTTCGAGCACTTCGCCACGCAGGCCATCCACGCCGGGCAGGAGCCTGAGCAGTGGCGCTCGGCCGCCGTGGTGCCCCCCATCTCCCTCTCCACCACCTTCAAGCAGCGGGCCCCCGGCCAGCACGCG GGTTATGAATACAGCCGGAGTGGAAACCCTACCCGGAATtgcctggagaaggctgtggcAGCACTAGATGGAGCTAAATACT GTTTAGCTTATGCTTCTGGCTTAGCTGCTACTTTGAATATTACTCACCTGTTAAAGGCAGGGGATACAATTATCTGCATGGATGATGTCTACGGAG gCACAAACAGATACTTCAGGCAAGTAGCCATGAAAATGGGTTTGAACGTAGTTTTTGTTGACTGTTCAAAAAGTGAATGCCTGGAAGCTGCAATTACACCAGAAACCAAG CTCGTTTGGATTGAAACGCccacaaaccccacactgaaAGTTATTGACATTCAGGCCTGTGCAGATGTAGTACATAAGCACAAAGATGTTCTTCTAGTGGTAGACAACACTTTTATGTCTGCGTATTTCCAG cgTCCTTTATCTCTGGGAGCTGATATTTGTATGTATTCTGCAACCAAATACATGAATG GGCATAGTGATGTTGTAATGGGACTTGTTTCAGTAAACTGTGATGATCTCTACGAGAGGCTCAAATTCTTACAAAACT CTCTTGGAGCTGTTCCGTCTGCCTTTGACTGTTACCTGTGCAATCGTGGTTTGAAGACACTACAAATCCGGATGAAACAACATTTCCACAACGCATTAGCTGTTGCTCGATTTCTTGAGTCAGATTCCCGGGTGGAGAAAGTAATTTTCCCAG GCTTGCCTTCACACCCTCAGCATGAATTGATCAAGCGGCAGTGTACTGGCTGTCCTGGGATGGTAACCTTTTACATTAAAGGAAATCTTGAACATGCTGCTACCTTTCTCAAGAATTTAAAG GTTTTTGCACTGGCTGAGAGTCTGGGAGGATATGAAAGCCTAGCAGAGCATCC GGCCATCATGACTCACTCTTCAGTGCCTAAAGAAGATAGAGAAGCTCTTGGAATCAGTGATACATTAATTCGCCTGTCAGTTGGTTTGGAAGATGAAGAAGATTTACTGGAAGACCTAGACCAAGCTCTGAAAGCTGCA TTTGCAGACCATAAGGCCTGA